A window of Miscanthus floridulus cultivar M001 chromosome 12, ASM1932011v1, whole genome shotgun sequence genomic DNA:
gaacagtccgatcaactggtcggtgatggagtccatgaaccaagcggtccgaccagttgatcggtggagaagtccgaccaccaggtggtctgatcacctggacaatgatcctgcaatacaaacatgtagaacgggtagtacatgatgtaaaaataaataaactccggagaaaaatcagtccaccgaggggtatccctcCGGCTCTTGAAGAAGTTGGTTGGCACCCCTCCGGCTGCACCACCGGTGCTGCCACCTACCCACCATGATGATACGATGTTCAAACCGTGCTGCCCCCACGCGCCTCCGGAAAGACAAACCAGCTGCACCGACCACCTGGGAAGATGTCGACGACTTCCTCGACCGCTATCCatccttccagctcgaggacgagctgctcaTCGAGGGAGGGAGAGATGTTATGTGGGGCTGACATTACCGGCACAACTCCCGGGCTCGAGATGCCTCCAGAGGCATGCCCAAGGAGGTGCATGGCTGCATTCTGAGACAACTGTAATCAATGGCAGTTAAGCTGCCAGTTAGGGGTTAAAACCTAGGGAGGTGCATTCGCAGCCAGCTGCAATCAATGAGAATTAGTGTGTTGGTTGAGGGATTAGAGTTAACGAGGAGAGAAGGCTAGGCGCCTCTACTTATACCCTGTAACCAGTTATGAATAAGTGAAGTATTTCTAATCTCCCTCTGCTTCTCTCAATCTCACTCCCTTTATAATTGGGCGTCCATGGGATCAACCCCACGCCGTTATCTCCTCAGGCTAGGAACTACGCAGTCAAGGTCCCCTTGTCCTAGGCACCAACACCCTTGACAACATCAATttaaaattataagacattttgacttttctagcaTATATATATTACTCCGTATTATACATTTAGGTATAtagtatgtctagatacatagtcaaaatgttttataatttggAGTAGGAGTAATTGCGAACACTTTGTAATTTTAGCTCAAATCGATACTTTATATTCTGTTAATGAGAGATTAGGATACGATTCGAAAGTGGTTTGGTGCTCTAGGGGGTGATTATTACTAGTAGCCGGTATCGACTCGTAAGATGATTTGGACGTTTGGTGCTCTGGACGAGTATCTCTGTTTTGACAACAGTTAGCTGTTAAAACATAGCTATGATCATATTTGAATTCTTAACTAATAAACTAGTTAATGTTTTAACTACTATTCAACTACAATTAGTTACCAACCagctaatgggcatgtttgatACATATGCGTAGTTACTATTTGGGGCAAAAAATTAGCTTAAATTAGTTATGGTTGGCTAGCTAGCTAGTTAGCTCTCATGTTTGGATACACTAGGATTTgagctaaaaattagctagctaatgaTTAACCCATGATATCCAACATGTCCAATAATTAGTTACCAACCAATTAATAATTGGTTACCAACTAGCTAACAAGAATTCTTTGCTAACATAGCTAATAGTCATTTCAACTTTTTGGGAAAttcaaaacatctcaagtttaaTCAAGATTATAAAaaagaattataaagatttatgacattaaataaatatactatgaaaatataattaacgaagaatctaatgatacttatttagtatcataaatattattattttattatataaatttagctaaacttaagatgttttgactctatAAGAAAGTTGGAATGCCTTAAAATTTAGGATGAAAGGAGTACCTATTAGTCAGTTTCTTCCATCTAACATAGGAGGTGTTTGGTTCCTGCGGCCGAATGCCACGCCTCAGCTGCGGCAGCGCTGGCGCCGAATTCGTCCGCTGCAACTACAGCATGTTTTGGTATCGAAAACGAACTAGCGTGCGATGGCGTGACCATGGCATGCCGCAATTGTAGGAGCGAACCAAACACATGCTCAAACTACGGCGTGTGCGGCACGGTTTGGTAACCAACCAAACGCGCCTTCTTCCCTTCTTGCATCTAACACTGTTAGCTAAGTGGACCTAAACGATGACCGGTGCACACCGTGGGGATGCGTGCCAATGCGGTCATCGGATGCGACTCGCATCGTCGGCTGTCGCATACGGATACGACACACTTCGGCCTCGCCCGCGTAGTTGACTCCCTACTCCCCGCTACCTAGTCGGCTAGTCCCTACCCAGCGACCATGGGATTTTTAACTTTTTGTCATCCTTACCGATGGCACTCCTCCGTTTGCCATCTTTATACGCGCCCCTACATATTTGCCATCGCAAACAGTAACcctatgtttttgttatttttgctgaGGTGGCACGCCAGATGAGCACGTCAGCGTGGCAGGGAGCCTGAGAAGGCCTACAAAGCATGTGAAATGACCTATGTACCCCTGCTGCTTCTCTCCCTTCAATCGCTAACGCGTGGGCCCCATATGTCAGCTTCGTCTTCAACCTCCCGCCATCACCCGCTCAGCATCGGCGGCGGCACGTACAACGCCATCCCGTCCTCAACGGTGGCCCCGTCGGGCACCGCGTAGCTGGCCACGTCCGTCTCCATCATCAGGCGGCGGCCCGCGATGCCGGGGGGCATGCTAGCAGGGATGCCCGCCGGCGACCTTGCCCAGAGCATGTACGTGAACCGCGGGCCGGCCTCAGCGGCGACGCTTGTCCTAACGCATGACACCGAGACGACGGCGCAACTGGCCGCGCCGGCGCCGCACGGGCACACGGACAGCGCGAACAGGCTGTGCTCGTCGCCCTCCTTGAccaggaggcggtggtggtgctgctgcggtTGCGGCTGCGACGACGCCGACGCCAAGACCGGGACGCGGAGCGGGAGCGCCTTCCTGTAGGCCGGGAGCGTGTCCAGGGGCCAggcgtggtcgacggcgaggtggtcGCGGAGCCTCGGCGGGGTAGCGGTGAAGGGGCACCCGGGCACCGCACAGTGGTAGGGCGCGCAGGCGCATGCGTCCTGGTGCGCGGCGGCCGTGTGGTACGCCAAGGAGGCACCACAGCCGTAGGACTTGAACGGGCACGACACCTTGGCGTCGCCGACGAACAGGTCGAGCTCTGGCCCGCAGTGCGCGAAGGCGGTGGCGCGGTCGCACTTGCGGGGCGCCGCACAATAGGTGCCCGACCTCGCACTGCAGCCAGAAGTACGAAGACAAATCCATCAATCCATGGTGCAAAGGAATAAAAAAAGCGTGACCTAGACTGCATGAGTTCCCCCTTCCCTCTCTACATGGTGATGGTGGGAGGTTTAAGACGAAGCTGACACGTGGGACCCATGCGTCAGCGATTGGAGGGAGAGAAGCAGCAATGGTACATAGGTCATTTCGCATGCTCTTTAGCTCTTCTTAAGCTTTCTGCCACGCTGGCGTGCCCATCTAACGTGTCacctcagaaaaaaaaaaaaacatagaagTAATGACAAAGGTAGGACACGTATAAAGATGATGCTAAACGGACGAGTAGGGTGGCAACGAGTTAAAATTCCCAGCGACCACCACCGCCCCGCCGCCGTCCTTATTCGCCCCCTACCTACCTTATAAATACGAGACAGGGGCGGAAAGCACCGAGATGGGaatcgccgcctcctcctcctccaacccGGAATCGAGAGCTATGGCGCTCGCCAAGGCCAAGGAGATCGTCGCCTCCGCTCCCGTCGTCGTCTTCAGGTCTTTCTCTCCCTTCCTACCTCTCCCTCTCACGCGCACCATGAACCAGTGCTACTAGACAAGGTAGGCTTCGAGAATATAATAATCCTAAACAAATGAAAAGGGGAGATGTGAAGCTGGGGGGAATTTTTTCAGTCGTCCTTTCCCCTCCATATGAGTTAAAGCGCATTCTTCTGTTCCCCTTCCGCGAGAATGTTCTTTGTTCATCTCTTAGATTAATTCGACTATTCGAGTCTTAGAGATTTGGAGTGATGCGAGAAAGTTACACGAAGGAAATAATGATTTTTTAGAGATGTCAATTTCATTACAGATGTTCTAACCCGCGATTCCTGGTAGATTTGCTCCAACCAATGTGGAAAATGCAGAATTAGGGTCGCACCCGTCTTATTTGGATAGATAGAATAATTCACGTTTGTAACTCTGAAATATTCTTCTGCTAAGGGATTAGAAAAAATGATACAGGAGGATCCTTTTCTAGGTTAACTGGCACTAAGgcactaagggcttgtttggatatgAACCCATTCCCCACGTGGATTGTAGTGGATTGGGAGGGGATTTAGAGGGAAATTAGTTCATTCCCTCTTCAGTCCACATGTATTGGGAGGGAATGGGTTTATCCAAAGCCCTAATGGTGTCCAAATCTCAATGGGCTGCAGATTTACTTGATGAAGTCGTCTAGCTATGCTGTTTCTTTTTATAGTTTGTTTGTAGCCAGAGTACCTTTCTGGTGGAACCCTTTATGGTTGTATTGCTAGCATGGCTACCTTGTCACTCCTTATCTCCTTCCTATCAATGATAAATCTCAGGCAGATCTATCACTATGGGAGTATGGGTTGTAAAAGATATCAGAGGCGCAGATGGTGGAAGCACCAAGCCCGATCTTGGGTCCTTGGTGAATGCGTGTTTCTCATTAGATGTAAAAGTCCCATCCGTGGCACTTTACATAAATAGCCAGCTAACAACCTTTTGGAGATCACGCAGTATTCTTTACATGGACAATAATCAATCGTACTCCTATAATGCGTGATCTCTTCTAACACATGATCTAGTCTACCGCATGATCTGGTcataacacacatgcacacacacatGATCTAGTCTACCGCATGATCTGGTCataacacacatgcacacgcaTGATCTAGTCTACCATGGTGGTTGCCGAATGTTAAGGTTATCCTTTAACACTCCCCCTCAATCACAACTTTACCAGGTTGAGATTGTATTTAAAGTTCTCCAGGAGTCGACTTGACAGTGGCTTTGTAAATCCATCTGCTACTTGATCACCTGAGGAGATAAATTCAATATCCAATAATTTTCGTGATACTCTTTCTCTGACGAAGTGATGATCAACTTCTATATGTTTAGTTCTAGCATGAAACACTGGATTAGCTGACAAATACTCCACTCCAATATTATCACACCATAACTTAGCTGCCCTCGGGCTGTTGATATGCAATTCTTGAAGAAGAGTTTGAATCCACACCACCTCAGCAGTTGCATTAGCTACAGCTTTGTACTCAGACTCAGTGCTGGATCTTGACACTGTGTGTTGCTTGCGAGCACTCCAGGATACAAGATTAGAACCCAGAAAAACTGCAAAGCCACCTGTAGACCTCCTGTCATTGTGCTACCTGCCCAGTCTGCATCTGAAAAAGCAGTCACCAGCGTGGAAGAAGACTTGTGAATCTTGAGACCCAGCTTGGTACATTGTTTCAGGTATCTCAAAATTCTTTTCACAGCTGCCCAATGCACAGTAGTTGGAGCATGAAGAAACTGACACACCTTATTTACTGAATAGGCTATGTCAGGTCTAGTGAGTGATAGATATTGTAATGCTCCAACAATACTTCTATAATGAGTAGCATCATTCAGGCCTAACAAGGACCCTTCATGCAGCGACAATTTTTCACTTGTGCTTAGTGGAGCAGCTACAGGTTTACAATCAGACATGCCTACTTTCTTAAGGAGATCAGAGCCATACTTATCTTGCATTAGGACAATACCATCATGTACCTTAGACACCTCAATGCCTAAGAAATAGTGAAGCTGTCCAAGATCTTTCAGTGCAAACTCTTTTTGAAGATCTTGAAGCAGGGCATCAGTAGCCTTTCCTATGGAGCTAGCtactatgatgtcatcaacatacacAAGAACAAACATGGTTACATCTCCTTTGTTGTAAAAGAACAGTGAAGTATCTGCTTTTGATgcatgaaaaccaagtgaaaggaGTTTTCTACTTAGCCGAGAGTACCAAGCTCTAGGTGCCTGCTTTAGTCCATATAATGCTTTATCGAGTTTGCAAACATAGCCCAGTTTGGAGGTGTCTTCAAAACCTGGTGGTTGTTACATGTAAACTTCTTCAAGATGACCATGAAGAAATGCATTTTGTACATCAAGTTGGCGAAGGCGGTGCGAATGTTCACGGTGCGTGCACGCGTCTGAGACGCATACATCTGCTCGATGGTCTTCCAGACCGCCGCCGCAGTCTCACATGTGGAGACTTGGATCTTCACCTTCTTAGTGAGCGATGACAGAAGAAACCTGTTGGCCCTTGGCTTCCCATTCCTCAAAGGCCGGGTTCAGCCTCTTCTCTTGTTTTCCATCAACGGTGGCGACGAGCTCCTCTTCGGGTGCCTTGGTGTCGCCGGTAATGTGCGCTTGGAGACGAGCGCCGCGTATGGCTGAAC
This region includes:
- the LOC136495937 gene encoding uncharacterized protein, whose protein sequence is MGPTCQLRLKPPTITIARSGTYCAAPRKCDRATAFAHCGPELDLFVGDAKVSCPFKSYGCGASLAYHTAAAHQDACACAPYHCAVPGCPFTATPPRLRDHLAVDHAWPLDTLPAYRKALPLRVPVLASASSQPQPQQHHHRLLVKEGDEHSLFALSVCPCGAGAASCAVVSVSCVRTSVAAEAGPRFTYMLWARSPAGIPASMPPGIAGRRLMMETDVASYAVPDGATVEDGMALYVPPPMLSG